From a single Drosophila sulfurigaster albostrigata strain 15112-1811.04 chromosome 3, ASM2355843v2, whole genome shotgun sequence genomic region:
- the LOC133843051 gene encoding uncharacterized protein LOC133843051 has product MVMPICQIQAVARDKNVFNFWGIWRYSVKEVSTEVQIFKRANGFKPWLFKYTINFCEYLQKKNHRLFTLIFNLFKEYTNLATKTCPLVGNITVLGFNLNFDRLKLPLPTGVYLLATSWILDKKLTSNLNVTFEFVEDFGLDTEKSLSGH; this is encoded by the exons ATGGTTATGCCGATTTGCCAAATTCAAGCCGTTGCCCGggataaaaatgtttttaatttctggGGCATTTGGCGATATTCCGTTAAAGAAGTTTCCACCGAAGTTCAAATCTTCAAACGTGCCAATGGGTTTAAGCCGTGGCTATTTAAGTATACCATAAACTTTTGTGAATATTTACAGAAAAAGAACCATCGACTTTTTACtcttatttttaatctatTCAAAGAGTATACAAATTTGGCAACCAAAACGTGTCCTCTCGTG GGAAATATAACGGTTTTAGGATTTAATCTGAATTTTGATCGACTTAAGCTTCCTCTGCCAACTGGCGTTTATTTGCTGGCAACATCTTGGATTTTAGACAAAAAATTAACATCAAATTTGAATGTAACATTTGAATTTGTCGAGGACTTTGGTCTTGACACTGAAAAAAGTCTTTCCGGGCactaa
- the LOC133845661 gene encoding uncharacterized protein LOC133845661 has product MAIPICEIRADARDKDVLNYWAIWRYSVNEVSAEVQIFKRANGFKPWLFKYTINFCEYLQKKNHQLFSIIFNLFKEYTNLATKTCPLVGNITVLGLNPNFDQLKLPLPTGVYLMATSWILDKKLTSNLNVTFEFVEDFGLEAEKRLNGH; this is encoded by the exons ATGGCTATACCGATTTGCGAAATTCGTGCCGATGCCCGGGATAAAGATGTTTTAAATTACTGGGCCATTTGGCGATATTCCGTCAATGAAGTTTCCGCCGAAGTTCAAATTTTCAAACGTGCCAATGGATTCAAGCCGTggctatttaaatataccatcaACTTTTGTGAATATTTACAGAAAAAGAACCATCAactttttagtattatttttaatctattCAAAGAGTACACAAACTTGGCAACCAAAACATGTCCTCTCGTG GGAAATATAACGGTTTTAGGACTTAATCCGAATTTTGATCAACTTAAGCTTCCTCTGCCGACTGGCGTTTATTTGATGGCTACATCTTGGATTTTGGACAAAAAATTAACATCAAATTTGAATGTAACATTTGAGTTTGTTGAAGATTTTGGTCTTGAAGCCGAGAAGAGACTCAATGggcattaa
- the LOC133840285 gene encoding uncharacterized protein LOC133840285 produces MSRTIVCLLSVVICLFAYANRCAYAACYRLQLAVNRYAAGATPKRERDRDRSNARNCVNVIKLSHDAVLFKFKNVQCKSYNESLMLIPLCQLRAISRETNVMNYRADWLYSVNDVYTEVQIFKRANGFKPWLFKYKLNFCEYLQKKNHRLFSLVFNLFKEYTNLATQTCPLVGNITVLGFSLKVDRLKLPLPTGVYLVTTGWILNKRLTSNLNITFEFVEDSGLDSEKSLFGH; encoded by the exons ATGTCGCGCACGATTGTGTGCCTGTTGTCAGTTGTCATTTGTCTGTTTGCTTACGCAAAtcgttgcgcatacgcagcgtgttACCGCTTACAGCTTGCCGTTAACCGTTATGCAGCCGGAGCCAccccaaagagagagagagacagagacagaagtAACGCCCGTAACTGCGTCAATGTCATAAAACTTTCTCAC GATGCagtactatttaaatttaaaaatgtacagTGTAAATCATACAATGAGTCATTAATGCTAATTCCACTTTGTCAACTTCGCGCTATTTCCCGGGAAACGAACGTAATGAATTATAGAGCGGATTGGCTATATTCCGTCAATGATGTTTACACCGAAGTTCAAATATTCAAACGTGCCAATGGATTCAAGCCATGgttattcaaatataaattaaatttttgtgaatatttaCAGAAAAAGAACCATCGGCTTTTCAgtcttgtatttaatttattcaaagaGTACACCAACTTGGCCACCCAAACCTGCCCTCTTGTG GGAAATATTACAGTTTTAGGATTTAGTCTGAAGGTTGATCGACTCAAGCTGCCTTTGCCAACGGGCGTTTATTTAGTGACAACAGGTTGGATTTTAAACAAAAGATTAAcatcaaatttgaatataacatttgaatttgttgagGACTCCGGTCTTGACTCTGAGAAAAGTCTTTTCGGGCATTAA